ctttttttttccttactaagctTTTTTTCCACAAGGTTTTCCttttaaggtttttaatgaggcagttagcaatgcgtattattaaatatgtgtactctttttccttcactataaTTTTTTTCCCACGGAGTTTTTCTAGTAagattttaatgaggcacattatcttttaatgaatatccaagggggagtattataaatatattatattatggatgttcatttagtactccgttgtaaataagctttttgaagaagtttatccatatgagacttcgctgtaaatatgtttatctatatAGTActttattggaaataagcctcctgaaaatttttatcattttggtacTCTGTTATGAATAAATATTAACCCGGTAAAATATTATCTATATATGATACAGTAGTAGCTTACAAGCAAGTTACAAGTAGCTTGCAATAGCAGCTTACAaacagcttacacaacagcttatgATAGCAGTTTACAAGCAATTTATACAACAACTTACGGTAACAGTTTACACACAGCTTACgtatcagttttttttttttttttttataaataaaatagtTTTCAATTCATTATATTTATAATATATCACTTTCTATGTACTTATAAGTTTTAAGGTACATAAGTCTTTATTTTacaaatcttcatatttttttGTTTGCCACAAATCTCCGTTTCCGCCGATCTTTTCAAAGCTCAATCCCAAAAAAGCGTCACCATTTACCAGCCTTCCATCCTTCAAAGATCCGATCAGatctcttctctctctctacACTTCTCGCACTGCtgttttctttctctctctccccACCTGTACCTACATATTGTGTATCTTTTGTATTATGCTACTTCATTCTTGAATAAAAATCCATTGGATTTTCTCAACTGTGTAATCTGTGTAATTTCTTGTGTAAAAGGAGTGGTCTTGGTGTAATTTATTGTAAAGTTGGGGTTTTTTTGGGGGTAAATTGTTAGATCGTGAGCTAGGGTTTGTGAAATTCACAAATTGATAAAATTTGGAGTTCTATTTGTTTTTTTCCCGCTTTTTTGGGTGTGTTGTGAGTGTGTGTATgaggatttggtgttgtttttgcttcggtgaagaagaagaagataatagCAAGGGTTACAAGAAGAGTATGAGGGACCCGATTTTGGGAAATAACGGCGATGAATCGCCGGATGAAAACCCGGCATTTGACTGGAGGGCGGTTTTTGACGGCGTTGATGTTGGCGGCGCTGGCGCGTCGAGGCCACGCGCGGATAATGTTGGTGTCCGGAGGAATGAGGAGATTGATTTTGATATCAACTGGTTACTCAGTGACGTGGAGGTGAGGAATGGGAATTACAGTGGTGAGAGAATGTTGAATGTTAATTTAAATTTAGGGTTGAGTGAAGAGGCTTCTTCGTCTTCAACAGTGCAGAGAGAGGATCCTGATCGTGATTCCTGTAGCAAAAGGCCCAAAGTTAACTCCTTTTCGCTGTAAGACCTGCTTCTGCGCCTTCATTTGTAgtctttattattttttgtttgaaTTAGTCAAATTATGGAATATTGGAGTGAAATAGGCCAAAATAGAGAATGAATAGCAACTAGGCGTAGTTGTTTATAGGGCCGTCTCAATACTTGAAAACACTCAAGAGTCCCTCAAATGCAGGCTTTTGGGTTGTTATATATGGTTGTAATTAAAGTCAAGCCTGTTTCAGAGTTCACTGTGTTTTGGAGAAGGTACATTTTCGCATAGTTGTTCTAGGAGAAAGAATATAACACTATAGAAATTTTGTAAAAGcattttaattaatatatttagtAGAATTATTTCTAAAGCTACTTATATTATGGAATTTCAAAATGCAAAGTAATATTTTAACTCTTTAATTTGATAATAGACAAATTGCATTTGGAGCGAGGCTTAATTTCAGGCGAAAAGCTCAAAAAAGAGCTTGTGATAACATGCTTTTTTGCCACACTATTATTAAGTATTTTCCAAATATTCGAAGAAGTGTTGTCACttcttcaaaaaaataaaatactcgAAGAAGTGCTTTTTCACTCTAAAAGCTCTTATTTCTGCTGCATTCCTTAAAGATGCCAAGTTAGCTAACATGCCTTTAGGTTAAAAAAAggtcattttactattttatatttttctatgtTTAGTGGGGTGTGCGGGAGGGATCATTTGTGGTCGTCACAGTTTTTTGTGCTAACTTAAAGGGAAGTCTAACAAGCTTCTTATATAATAGCGAGTTATGTTACACGAGTCCTTGGTCAAAACCTCGAGTAGAAACTTAATCTGAAATAAGTATTTCTAAATTTGAGATCCTTTTGAATTTTCTTTTAGCAACTTGTATTCCTTGTTCATGTATATCTGACGCAGACCTCATTAATGAAGGCTAAAAGATTGTTACATCCGGAAGTTGGTACCCTGTTTTTGTGATTAGCTTACGTGCTCATTTTGAAATAAAGAGATACAGAGATCTAAATTCTGCCAGTAGTGATCTCCCCGCTTCTTTGTGTTTTGGGGATATTTTCAGTTGAAGTGGCTGTGACAAAATACAATTTAGAGGACTGGTTTGAAACAAATTCATAGCTTTGCTTGTATAAAGACTGGTTGATCGGTATTCTTGCAGGGATTGGGACAACCACTTGTTGCAGGAGACCAATTACCTTTGTCCTATGAACGAGGGTGGTGGAGATGTGAGTTTATCCAACTTTCTTGATGCAACAAATGATGAGGGGAAAGATATTGGCATCTCAAAAATGGAGGATTTAGATGTGCGGATGGATCTTACTGATGACTTGTTGCATATGGTATTTACTAGTTGCCTGGCATCTGTTCCGTCCGAGTTGCTTAAACAATTGTTTATTACCGCTAAGTTTCTGATTAAGGAATATATGTCCCATGTGCTGCTAGGTATTCTCTTTCTTGGACCATATTGATCTCTGTCGAGCTGCAAGTGTTTGTAGGCAGTGGAGAGCAGCTAGCTCTCATGAAGATTTTTGGCGGTATCTCAATTTTAAGAACAAGCAGATTTCCTCAGATCAATGTGAGTATCTTTTACCGTGGTAATAAATGCTGACATGCTGTTCTTTATTTTTTCCCAATGGTTTGATTCATGTTATCATGAAACTGTATGCACAAATATAATTTGATTATTCTGGCTTAAGCAATTATAGAACTTTTTAACCATCTTCATCATACTTGGGGTTGAGGACGGGAACTCCGAAGATGAAGTTGTTGTATGGTGATACCGAGAAAAGCAGATCATATTTTAACCAAGGCCAGAAAACTCACTTGTCTCTTAGATGATCTTGAGCAATTGATTATATGGCTTGATTCTTAGCAAGAAAAAATGTGAGAGACTGCGAGAGATGTCTGTGTCTTACATTACTCATAAACCTGAGCATGCATCTGAATATATATTATTGACGATCAACAGATATTGGAACTGTCATTACTTCAGATTTTAGTCTCCGTCGATTGAAAAGGGCAGGGAAAACTTATCAATACCTAACCAAAAAGCTGATGCGTCCTTAGCTGGTTAATAGAGCTCTGCGCTAGAATAAGAGATTGCCAAATATTAGGGATTAATAGAATAACTCTTTTCTTCCTGGTGGGTTAtgacagtgttgtcaaaggctcatttaaggcgtgcttaagccctgaagctcgGAAAAGCTCAGGGAGGGCGCTTCAGCTCTCTTAAGCTGCACTTCAGTCTAAGGCAAGGCACTAAGACCTGCGCCTCATTGCCCATGAGCTGTAGCGTGAATCAAGCGACACTAAACCACAAACATAATCGGAAAATAAGTGTATTAGATGTAAAGGAAAACATTATGAATGAATTTGTTACTTTGCTCTTGAATTACatatatgtttttattttttccctTCATTGTGCCTTTTTATTAAAGCCCACATTTTCAAGTGCGCtgtgcgcttaaagccccaatagACCTAGAGCGCTTTTTAGAGCTTTTCACCATTGACAACACTGGGTTATGAATGATTTTCTGTAATGTGATGTGAGAAATGAGAGAGCATGTCAAGTTGAGTGGTTACCCTCTCGTTTTGTTTATGTAATTTATTCTGTTAGGAAGTTGTTCTCAATTGAAGCTTGAAGTTAGTAATCTTGCACACTGCAATGATACCTTTACATTAAATTGTGTCACAATCAATAACAACTTCTTGCGATCTGTATGGTTACACAAGATAAAGTTTGTGGTTGTTTCTTTCACTTATTAAAAAGAATTGATGGCTGTTTTGATGATAGTTGAGGACATGTGTCGACGATACCCAAATGCAACAGCTGTTAATTTATATGGAACTCTTAATATTCACACACTAGCAATGAAAGCGGTTTCCTCATTAAGGTAATTGGTTTTTATGTTGTTGGCACTACTTTATGGATCATCGTAAGTGACTAATCTGATACATCTCATTGTTTCCAGAAATCTTGAAGCTCTGACTTTGGGCAGAGGTCAGCTGGGGGAAACATTTTTCCAGGCCTTAACAGATTGCCATATGTTGAAGAGCTTGACTGTTAATGATGCTACTCTTGGAAATGGCATTCAGGAGATACCTATTTATCATGACAGATTGCGTCTTCTGCAGCTCGTGAAGTGTCGTGTGCTTCGAGTTTCTGTCAGGTAAAATGTTAATAGACCATGTTATACTGTCAATATAGTTGGCGCCAAGTTGTGCTTAACTGTTATTCTTACAGGTGTCCGCAGCTTGAAACGTTGTCACTTAAGCGCAGTAGCATGCCACATGCCGTGCTTAATTGCCCACTTTTACACGACCTTGATATAGCTTCATGTCACAAGCTTTCAGACGCCGCTATTCGTTCGGCAGCAACAGCATGCCCTCTTTTAGAGTCTTTGGATATGTCAAATTGTTCATGTGTTAGTGATGAAACACTGCGAGAAATAGCTCAAACTTGTGCAAATCTTCGAGTTCTGGATGCTTCATACTGCCCTAACATTTCTCTTGAGGTCTGTTCTGATGTTCATTAAATTTTATGTAGTACCTGAAATTGACGTAGTTGGTTTATGCTGACACTTGTTCCTTGTTGAAGTCTGTGAGGCTGGTTATGTTGACCGTTCTCAAGCTTCACAGTTGTGAGGGCATAACATCAGCTTCCATGGCTGCCATAGCCCATAGCTATATGTTAGAGGTTTGAGTCTTTCCTCACACTTTTCATACTGGTAACCATGCTGTGTTCAGGAGTCCTTCAACCTCATATTTACAAGTGAATTTCACTACTTTTCAGGTTCTAGAGCTTGATAATTGTAGTTTATTAACATCAGTGTCCTTGGATCTTCCTCGCCTTCAGAACATTAGACTCGTACATTGTCGCAAGTATGATAATATCTTTGTTGTTTCCATGTTCAGTGTCAGGAAATTTTAACTTCCGTCACTCTTTTGGGCACTAACTTTCTGTTTAAATTGAGACAGGTTTATTGACCTCAACTTGCATAGTGGCATGTTATCATCAATTACTGTTTCTAATTGCCCACTGCTCCAACGAATCAATATAACTTCAAGTGCACTCAAAGTAAGTCTGTTCCTAGATATTTTATCTTTATCACCTTAATATATTGACTAGCATTATTCATGGGATAATGGTTCTCTCCTTTATCATTCCGCAGAAATTAGTTTTGCAGAAGCAAGAAAGCTTGTCAATAATTACATTGCAGTGCCCGAATTTGCTAGAAGTAGACCTTACTGAGTGCGAATCGCTCACCAATTCTATCTGTGAAGTTTTCAGCGATGGTGGTGGCTGTCCTGTGCTTAAATCCTTAATTCTAGATAATTGCGAGGTTAGTAATTTTAGTTCTTCCTTTTAAACTTGTGCATGCTTGGTTGTTAACTAGAGGAGGTGTTGCTGAACATGATTTTCTACATCTAATACCAACATATATGTATCTCTACTTAGTTTTACT
The DNA window shown above is from Nicotiana tomentosiformis chromosome 8, ASM39032v3, whole genome shotgun sequence and carries:
- the LOC104116917 gene encoding F-box/LRR-repeat protein 15 is translated as MRIWCCFCFGEEEEDNSKGYKKSMRDPILGNNGDESPDENPAFDWRAVFDGVDVGGAGASRPRADNVGVRRNEEIDFDINWLLSDVEVRNGNYSGERMLNVNLNLGLSEEASSSSTVQREDPDRDSCSKRPKVNSFSLDWDNHLLQETNYLCPMNEGGGDVSLSNFLDATNDEGKDIGISKMEDLDVRMDLTDDLLHMVFSFLDHIDLCRAASVCRQWRAASSHEDFWRYLNFKNKQISSDQFEDMCRRYPNATAVNLYGTLNIHTLAMKAVSSLRNLEALTLGRGQLGETFFQALTDCHMLKSLTVNDATLGNGIQEIPIYHDRLRLLQLVKCRVLRVSVRCPQLETLSLKRSSMPHAVLNCPLLHDLDIASCHKLSDAAIRSAATACPLLESLDMSNCSCVSDETLREIAQTCANLRVLDASYCPNISLESVRLVMLTVLKLHSCEGITSASMAAIAHSYMLEVLELDNCSLLTSVSLDLPRLQNIRLVHCRKFIDLNLHSGMLSSITVSNCPLLQRINITSSALKKLVLQKQESLSIITLQCPNLLEVDLTECESLTNSICEVFSDGGGCPVLKSLILDNCESLTAVAFCSTSLVSLSLAGCRALMSLQLRCPYLEQVSLDGCDHLEIASFCPVGLRSLNLGICPKMSVLNIEAPQMASLELKGCGVLSEASINCPLLTSFDASFCSQLKDDCLSATTSSCPLIESLVLMSCPSVGCDGLLSLHSLPNLTYLDLSYTFLVNLQPVYESCLRLKVLKLQACKYLTDTSLEPLYKENALPALCELDLSYGTLCQSAIEELLACCTHLTHVSLNGCVNMHDLNWGFTGDQLSRIPGVGIAPHGSSLVEQHLPNEHPKRLLENLNCVGCPNIKKVVIPMAQGFLLSSLNLSLSANLKEVDIACYNLCFLNLSNCCSLESLQLECPRLSSLFLQSCNIDEEAVEAAISGCTMLETLDVRFCPKICPPSMGRLRAACPSLKRIFSSLVPS